The region tatatacatacacacatatatatatatatatatatatatatatatatatacatacacacatatatatatatatatatatatatatatatatatatatattatatatattatatatatatatagatacacacacacacacacacacacacacacacacacacacacacacacacacacaccagcagttTTTCCATCTTGTTGGCCAGAGAGCAGACAATTGTCAGATGTTTGGATGGGAGAGCAGTTCCAGCTGTCGCAGTTTAAAGCACTCCCGCTCGTTGCTCCTGTCTGCAAATCCCATAGAAAGCTGCTGCTCCTCCAACTAAAAGCACTGCAAAACCATGCTGCTGTCACACAAGAACTACATTGTTTGGTGGAAGAATGATCATttgtcatgaataaattattgcatgttttgttgctgtgtttttgtttatgatACATGCAtaatgtcatagtatgtcgaaaaaagtcatagtatggtatgttgaaaaaaattctaaaaagtaatagtatagtatgttgaaagaagtcatagcatagtgtgtcgaaaaaagtcaaaaaaacattgtatagCATTTCGAAAGAATCATAAAAAgtattagtatagtatgtcgaaaaaaagtcatagtgtagtatgccaaataaatgtcataaaaaggtcatagtaaaCTTTACAGGTACATGTGGTGAATAAGTGGTATGGATGCTATAAAAAGCCACAGCCATGCGTTGCAGTCGTGCATGATGACAGCTGTTCTGGTGCAGAAGCTCACTGACAGTctgttaaattacatttttttctttgctgttcTTCTCACAGGTGCACATGACAGAATTAcgattttgtttctgtctcttctttcaGATCCAGAAGCACAAACTACGCGAGGAGGCTGAGAAGCTGCTCGAACTGAGGAAGAAAAAATGAGGACCAGCTCATGTATAGAGAATTACTACTACTGTATATCATGTACCCCAAACACCAATTGTCCATATGTTTAGGGAAGTTACTGAGCCTTTTGTAAATTACATATTTACAATTATAcactgatagatagatagatttgtgAGCCGTTTTTAAGAATTccatcttcagtaggaaccaatgggttTAGGGTTGAGGGACAAACACATTAGGGAAGTTGTAAAGTATTTCGAGACGGACAAACGCATTCTTGGGTTTGGTCTTTTCGAGAGatttgacaataacaaaaataaagccTAACATCAGTCTTATATGTAACATCATCCTCTGTAATAATAGAGGTGTAATAGGAAATGTGAACATGCAGTATACTGAAAATAAGCGCAGAAATAGTTGTAGATGTTGACCAACTCCGTGCTACACTGTTCTTTTTCATTCTGCAAAAAGCTATTCAAATATTTTTACATCAACTTGAAATAAACTTTGTACTACATTATTAAAACCAGGCATGGGTGTTTCTCTTTTTACGGGAAGAATGAAGGTATTTCTTATTGATCTCTGTGGCAGGTGCTCACCTCTTAAGCCCTTGGAATGCCATTCAGAAACACATAAACACTTACTGAAAATGAGAACTTTGTGGCATTTCAAATGAACAAGtatcacagacacactctccAAGCTGTAAAGAATTTCCTCTCGAGTCTGACTGAGCTACATGTGCAGTCCAACTGACGCTGGGCTGCAGGATCGGATGTCGTCGTCTGTCTAGACCTAAAGAACTCGGCCCAGAAATAGCTCTTAAGAGTCCGAAAGAAAACAAACGGCGCTCCTTGCTCTTCAGAATGAACCTCAAGGtttatttgacatatttttGGGTTTGGGATTTATGGTATTCTTATAGAGTGCCAAGACTCGACCAGTTGGCTTTAAGATGCTCCAGCATCTGTCCCAGGTCTTAGGAAATCACTTCAACCCAAAGGAATGTACATTTTTGGGCATACAAGTACTGACATTGAGCATACAGTCAGTGAGCCTAAATTTACAAGTGAGATTTTGGTTACTTCTCTCTATACACTTTGAACACAACAGGTTGGAAGTCAACTAAATTAAATTGTTCACATGTCGTTTTTGTTCCATTAACAATCAACTGTATTAATCTCTCACAAAACAGCCCTTCACTTCAACAAAAACTATCCAGTCTCCCTCCTGTGGTCAGAAAGAGcataacatttaaatgtaagcGCTGACATGCACTTTGATGCTAAATGTGCAGAATAGCAGCAATTATCTTGTTAGCCGGTTTTGTGATCCTAAACTCTAATTGCAAAACTTACATTAAAAgtttttaagatttaaaaatacacattatgGCCAATGCTATGTGGACAACTAAGGAAAATCTCAATCTTACAACATGCAGTGGAATATCACTTCCAACTttgttggagcagtttgtgtttCAACGTAACAAATCCCCCATGCGCAAAGCCAGCTCCATAAATAAATTGTTTTCccagtttggtgtggaagaacttGACTGGTCTGCTCAGAGCTCCGACCTAATCCCTGCAGCATGTTCAAACATCTGATGGAAAGACTGAAACCAGAAGAGTGGAGGTGTGATGTTTGGGTGGCCATATATTGTTTGgccataaaaagtaaaaaaaacaataaaataaagttgttaTACTCTCATGGAGAGCCAACTTATCCACTTATATACAAAACTCCCACATACACCAGCTGTAACTTAGTCTTTGGGCAGCGGGATGCCGACTGCAGTCTGCTGTCCCTGCATCTGCTGCTCCGCTCGGGCCACCTGCTCCTCGGTGCAGCAGTCCTGCAGAAACACAGCAGCCAGGTTGCGCAGGCGGGGGCTCTCTGAGAGGGAGAAGCGCAGCATGCACTGCAGGATGGCTGGAACAGTGATCTCAGAGCGGGACGGGGGCGTCGTGAGGTTCATTAGTGTTGTGATGGCCGACAGgacagtctcctccctctggcTCGACAGACAATTTGTGACCAAGCTGATCCCGCTGCTCTGCAGGATAATGTCTCGGCATTCAGGGTCCATACTCAGGTTACACAGCCCCCCTGagaacatgacacacacacacacacacacacacacacacacacacacacacacacacacacacacacacacacacacacacacacaagagaagTGATTACATTTTAGGTTGGGAGACAGCATTTGcacaatgtaaaaacaataGAGAGATAAGGACTTGTACACACCCATCCCGAACTCCACAAAGTTGTCATTCTCCTCAGTGAGCATGTCCAAGAAGAGGTCGGGCACTTGCAGCTCCCTCAGATACTCCATGTTCTTTGGGTCGTACGCAAAGTTGGCCAGGTTAGCCAGCACTTGCTCCTTTGCCTCTGATGAAGTGAAATGAGTAAATTAATGCGTATACCATAAGTTTTGCTAGGAAAGTAGTAACTTCTCCATATTCACTAAGGTTATTAGTTAGACATGATCTGAAGTGTACACAGATGAAATACTTGATGGTAGGGCAGATACTGTGagttatagtatatatataatatatgctaGACGACCTCTCCCACCCTGCCAGGTCCCTCTTCCAACTACTGCCCTCTGGAAAAGAGAGTACAAAGTCTCAGGGGGAAAACATCCCGCTTTTgtaacagtacttaccctgACACTATTAGGCTTCTTAATGCTCAGGTACCTTGCAGAGTAAACCTGGACTAAATGCACCTTATAGACTGCACTTTATAGACTGCACCAGACACTTTATGGGAAGTTGCAATAGCACAAGGTCTATACAGCTTTTTACTGGTTGGAATGATTGTctatgtgattgtttttttttttatgtactgtactttttttttttttttttaccgtgatTGGCACCAAGACAAATTCCAATCAACTGTGTTGacatggcaataaagtattgaactgaactgaaagtATTGAActaaagtagcatgaaatggaaatgctcaagtaaagtgcaagtgcctcaaaattgtacttgagtaaatgtacttccaACCCTTAATAATAGTTACTGGTTAGTGCAGACTGCAGCAGTTATGGAGGTGGTGTTACTCTGTTTTTACACGACGGATTGTGATTGATTCCAAATGTTGAACTAGCTATGTGTAATTTCACCAGATATAtcttaaagacttttttttagggTTTTTCAGGGAACTTAACTTACATATCCCATTGAATCATGACATATAGAACTACAAAGTGTACCCACCTTCACTGTCGGTGTCCTGAAACTCAGTGACCAGAGTTTGTAGATATTCAAACCGGTCGGAGCCCTCAGACGAGCCTTTCCTCCACATCTTTGGCTTTATTAGCTTAGTATCAGACCCGGTGTTCACTCAAACATACGATTAAACAAACTAACGTCAACACCATGGGGGTATTAACGTTAAAAagtacacaacaaacaaactctTCGAAGCTGGGCTCATTTTCCGCCATTTCCTGTTTTGGTCCGTCTCTTAAAATGCGTCCGTCTCGTAAGTGTCGAAATGTGTCCGTACAACTGCGCACTTCCGCCTAAACCTGATCTggtttaaaatgatttgttaTATCAAAGaatttccgtagacgggctttggttaTATCGACTAAACTAACTGTATCAAACcacttttaaacaaattaaaggcGTTGGTGGTTATATGTTTACTATATTTTTTGGGGGATGATTTTGATTCATAAAATTTGGAAACGGAAGTCGTGTTACGTGAGTAACTGCGCGACAAGAAGGAGGCGTGTGTAGCTAGCAGGGAGCTAATGCTAGCTCTAAAGGTCAGCTAAAAAGTAAATGTAGGTTAATTCTCTGTTTATATTTCGGCCTGTAGCCACTTCTCTTGAATTTAGTTATAATGAAGCAACACCAGCTGTCCGCTGCAAAGCGTCTGACGAAACCCATTTTATTTGGGACGCTAATTGTGGGACTAGCCACTGCTTTCTTTAACAGGTGAGTTATGATTCATTGCATGCTGTGTATTTTGTGGTTGCATTAACTGTCACCTGGAAATGTGAAGTACATAACGTTATTATTAAAGGGCACCTTCAAGATAACCATGCATCATAAACCTGTTTTATGATGCACCTTGGTCCACTTTCCTTCACACAACTGACATTTACTGTTATTTCGCCCTTTTCCCTTATTAATCAGCAGCTGCATACAACTAGCATTATTGTGCATAGAAACATTACTTCTGTAGTAGTAAACGATGTTTTCAATTACACGTCAATGGCACCAACTAAACTATAagttaaaaacaatgaaatgggtacaataaaaaaaatgaaatggtaGAAATTAAGATATTGTGCAGGACAAATAATGCACAATATAATTTCTTAATGAGTCCTTCCTAAGTGCAACGTATTCCTGAGGGACTTTTTTCctttacaaaatgtcagaaattcCCATAATTTGCCATAACTCTAGG is a window of Sander vitreus isolate 19-12246 chromosome 21, sanVit1, whole genome shotgun sequence DNA encoding:
- the armc7 gene encoding armadillo repeat-containing protein 7; translated protein: MWRKGSSEGSDRFEYLQTLVTEFQDTDSEEAKEQVLANLANFAYDPKNMEYLRELQVPDLFLDMLTEENDNFVEFGMGGLCNLSMDPECRDIILQSSGISLVTNCLSSQREETVLSAITTLMNLTTPPSRSEITVPAILQCMLRFSLSESPRLRNLAAVFLQDCCTEEQVARAEQQMQGQQTAVGIPLPKD